Genomic DNA from Prunus persica cultivar Lovell chromosome G1, Prunus_persica_NCBIv2, whole genome shotgun sequence:
gaacacaaacccaaaaaaacatcAACATCAGAAGATGACTAGTAAAcagcaagaacacaaacctAGAAAATCGTGAACAACAAAACCAGAAAACCTACCACTGGGAAAAACTGAGGGTCATTATCCGACCAGACAATCCACTAAGTAAAGAAGATTCTTATAGAAAATACacaagcaagctcaagaaatcATAGATCTATTTAGGAAACAAGCTATAtctcctttgtgcaatcttcttctctaaCTTGGTTCAGCTAGTAGCTAGTCCGTCATGTAAGTGGCAACTAGTCCATCAACTCTTTCACTCCATGGCATCGATGACTCAACTCCAAATCGAACAGACATAATGAGATATAGATTTTGAGATGAAAGAGTCAATTCTTTTATgaaaccatactcttgaagaaatcaaccAAGAATCTGATCTAAACTAAAgacgatgactagtcataataAACCCagatgaaaacaaaagaagatgactagtcataactGAACCTAGATGcagattataaaaaaacatagcaaattttaaaaaatcattttaaaaatCTCACAATGAAAAATGTTAAATAATAAGTTTTACTCTCAAAATTTCTCAATGGGTGAAGTAGATTTCGAAAATAAAAGCATATTTCAAAAGCTatttgaaaactcaaactataCCCAGCAAatgcagagaagaagaagaatatatatatatatctctctccctctctctctctctctctctctctcacaaagATCTAGACCTCATTCTCATAGAGAAGATGTAGAGCAAAATCAAAGCTCTCAAAACCTTGCTCTCTGAAAATGGCAGAGGCAAAAAAATGcctctcaaaatcaaaacccatACCCAGTCTCTCACTagagctctctctctgaaaACCATATCAGAAATTGTAAATGAGAGAGATGGTGAGTCTAGACCAGCCCAAACCTTTTTGGTAGGTCAAAAGGACACTTGGCAGTTAATGATTGGACTTAAAATAAGCAAAATCACGTGCCTTGGTTAAAAATCCCATGATGGAAATATTGGCCtatatgactagtcatctcgACAAAGTATATGGATGCAAATGATGATTTTTCTATTGATGCCCATTATAAATGAATGCACAAATTACCTTGATTTTGTAGCCTCATAAGCTCTTCAATGTACTTCAACTTTGTAGCAAATAAAATAACCAATGCCTAGTTTCTAAAGATGAATTAAGAGGAATTACATGAAAGTGTACATTTGGCAAGGAAAGCTAATTCTAAGAATCCTAAACTTAATAGGTGGAGGGTATTTATAGGAGAAGAATGGGGAGCAGATCTCCTTAATTCCATGCTTAGAACATGTCTAACTTGTCAACAAGCTCATTTAAAAGAATTCTACATTATTTGTACTAtactaatttttcttcaacaacgcttaatttgttaatgatgtataacaagaaaaacagggTTTTGgaacataatatgatggtaTAGAAGATGGCCAAGCCAGCCCAAATattgtgaaaataaaataaaatacacagCTGCATCTAACGAAGTAAACTAATAACTAGGGTTGGACATAATTACTAAAAACTCAACTAAATCATTCGAACTGGGCCAGTTTTGTCGGGTTGGTCcagtttttatattaaaaaaatagtgaactggttttaatattaatttaagttttaatttctttgaatCGGCAAAAAAAGGGACCGAACCGGCCtcttttgttatatatatatatatatatatatcttatagtaaaaagtattaaaaaatcaaagggAGTGTAGGTGGATGAAAGGGGAGTGGAAAAATCACCACCCTATATTTTTTAAACACCTTTTCCACACTGGGCAACTTTCAAGCTCATGATGGGCCTAACTATTCtttcttccatcttcttctcttttctctgcTCGCCGCCTCCTACTTCCCTTTCTTTTCCCTCTACTAGCAAAGTCATCGTCTTCTCAACCAAAACCGCAATAATTTCTCGGCGAGCCGATTATAGTCGATCTTTCATCTCGTCGGCGCAATGACGGTCTCTGAAAAAGCTACACGGACTTCATTCGATTCAGTGATCGGCTACTTTCCCAAGAAACAATTATCGAACTGTGCCCAACCTTACTAATAACGCAAGAACAAAGCTCAGGATTCTTCTTCTAACATAGAGAGGGTTTAGCATTTTGGTTATTTAATAAAAGACCccattcatataatatttttcaaagTTCGGAGATATGGATCTCAGCCAGGTGAGTTGACTCGGTTTCACATCTAACCCATCTTCAATTTATTGCTTGCTATATTAGATGCTGCAATTAGAGTTACGATTAACACGCTCTTTGATGATTTTCGATTTTCTTActtgtatgtatatatgtttttcCTTTGACTAGGGGTTTTGTTCACCTCAACTCAAAACTCATGAGTACGGTTGGATGACCATGCTTATGGGTAATGAGAGTGAACAAAACCCAAACGAGTTTATGCGCACTATACTCCTTTTCTCTTTAACACTTTTTATCCCATTGAATTTTTCTTGGCAAAGTTTTAACGATACAACATTAAGCATTTTCAACATGTTATGGACGATGGGGACAAAAGTTACATTTTTTACCAAacgttttaacgaggcaagcTATTATTGATGTGCAACTATCTAAACGAGAAAAATTTGTATATCATAGAGATAACAGTATTTTGCTACATCAACTAATCACGTTTTATTTTGTGCAAAAGTTATTATGCATATTATTGTCGTCATGATTCTTGTTCACAATTTATTGTAAAGTTAGAACTTTTATTGGTCACTTTTGTTTCAGATGGGTTCTCTATGTCGGGTCCTGCCCATCTTGCCAAATTGACCCAGAAGACGGCCAAGCCCACCCAATATTGgtgaaaatataacaaaaataaaaggctGCATCTATCTAACGAAGTAACGTAATATCGCAAGAACAGAGCACAGAAATTCTtcttcagagagagagagagggggagatCTGTTATCTTCGGTTATGTTCATCCCCATAAGACACAAGCTATAGCTGAATTTTCCCGAAGACCCCCATTTACATAATATTTCCGAAGTTCAAAGATATGGATCTCAGCCAGGTGAGTTGACTCGGTTCCACATCTAACCCCTCTTCAATTTATTACTTGCTATATCAGATGCTGCAGTTAGAATTACGATTAACACGCTCTTTGATGATTTTCGATTTTCTGTACTATActtgtatgtatatatgtttttaatttgcatTTTATGTATTGTGGGTTAAATGCTGCGATTACGAGAGTTTTGGGGTATTACCAGATCTGGCTTATGGGTTTTGGTTGTTGAGAGGGTTTAAGCTTGCCCATTTGTTTGGTTCCTGAGAAAATAATGGGAAAGACTTGGAAAGTTAACTAACATTTCATTTGGAAATTTGCCATGCTATATATTATTGACGGAAAGACGAAAGGGAGAATTGTTGGAATTTGCTAGACAATGTATATGGTCATCTgtaccttttgtttttgcaattttgtAGATGAAGTATTTCCATTATTACGGTTTTGGCTGAATGGTGGATCTGTGATTTCAGATTCTCTTTAGGTGGATGTTGCTGTTGAAATTTTCTGAGCTTAGTCATTTGTTTGGTTGAGGAGAAAATTGTGAAAACTAAGGggaaattatttaataatccATTAAATTGAGCCAGAATTATTATAATCTATATTCTtgtgattatttatttttacctAAAGATCAATATGGTACTTAAGATGTCTGGTGTTGTGCAGGTGTTTAGTTCTACTCTGCATAGGATTGGAATTAAATCCAATTCTTGAATATGAAAGGTTTTATAGAAGAGGATCAACAAATAggagaaattttttgttgtttagtCACCAGAAGAAAGAGTTCAACTGACTTCTAAATTCTTCATTTTTAGAGGAAAATATGTCATAAGAGCATTGTATTTTTTATCATGGCTGCATTATTTTCCTTGAGAAGGACAAAACATCATGGTATGCATAATATGGAAGTTTCTTatcattaaaacaaaaatatgaacGTTCCGTAGGATGCATGataccttttgcttttttttgcCATTAAACATGAACTTCGGGTCTTATTATGCTGTAGTTGTTTAGTAATTTAGTATAGTAAGTCAGGAGTTCTTTTGAACGGATTCATGTGTCTAAACGAGTTATGATGCTTATTTGGTAGAATTTGAATTGCACTTTTCCATGTAATTAATTCTATTCTCCCTGATTCTCAACAGACGAAGAAGCCACACGCGCCACCAAAGCGCTTTGTGAGGAGCCAAATCCCGGACTCAATCCTCCACGACGTGGCTCTTAACGCCGCAGTAGCGCTGCTTCCCTCCAACTACAACTTCGAAGTCCACAAGTGCGTCTGGCGTGTCCGCTCCACCCATGCCTCGCGCGTGGCCCTCCAACTCCCGGAGGGCCTCCTCATGTATTCTCTGGTGCTCTCTGACATCCTCTCTACCTTCGGTGGCGCCTCCCAGTGCTTTGTTCTTGGCGACGCGACCTATGGAGCGTGCTGCATAGACGACCTAGCTGCCAAAGCCCTTGACGCTGACCTCCTCATACACTTTGGCCACAGCTGCCTCGTCCCCCTCCACGTCACCACAATCCCCTGCCTCTATGTCTTCGTTGAAATATCCATTGATGTCTCCCGATTAATCGAGACTGTCCATCTCAGCATCCAAAACCCTCACTCAAAAACCCTTGTCCTCGCTGGGACCATCCAATTCGCCTCTGCAATCCGAGCCGCCAAACCCGAGCTCGAAGCCCGTGGTTTCAAGGTCCTCAACCCACAGTCAAAACCGTTGTCCGCCGGTGAGGTTTTGGGCTGTACAGCCCCCAAAATCACACACAATATATGCAGAAACAGCAaccaggaggaggaggataaGGAGAGCATCGTGGTTTTTGTGGCGGACGGGCGGT
This window encodes:
- the LOC18789979 gene encoding diphthamide biosynthesis protein 1, with the translated sequence MDLSQTKKPHAPPKRFVRSQIPDSILHDVALNAAVALLPSNYNFEVHKCVWRVRSTHASRVALQLPEGLLMYSLVLSDILSTFGGASQCFVLGDATYGACCIDDLAAKALDADLLIHFGHSCLVPLHVTTIPCLYVFVEISIDVSRLIETVHLSIQNPHSKTLVLAGTIQFASAIRAAKPELEARGFKVLNPQSKPLSAGEVLGCTAPKITHNICRNSNQEEEDKESIVVFVADGRFHLEAIMIANPELKAFRYDPYLGKLFLEEYDQKGMRESRKSAILKAKEASNWGVVLGTLGRQGNPRILQRLEKKMREKGFAYTVVLMSEISPPRIALFEDSVDAWIQIACPRLSIDWGDAFKKPLLNPFEADIALGLIPGWWDKTKKNDVGCCGCANGNGAAAGEEEAVVGDYPMDYYALDGGEWNSSYVNKPSRPLRRDCASATAANIE